Proteins from a single region of Lasioglossum baleicum chromosome 1, iyLasBale1, whole genome shotgun sequence:
- the Rdgb gene encoding retinal degeneration B isoform X1: protein MLIKEYRIPLPLTVEEYRIAQLYMISKKSREESQGAGSGVEIIVNEPYNNGPGGNGQYTHKIYHVGSHLPEWFKSLLPRSALIAKEEAWNAYPYTKTRYTCPFVEKFSIEIETYYFPDNGYQENVFKLSGSDLRNRIVDVIDIVKDQYVGDYVKEEDPKLYVSEKTGRGPLTESWLEDYWADVKGKQQPTPSGKSLMCAYKLCRVEFRYWGVQTKLEKFIHDIALRKTMVRAHKQAWAWQDEWNGLTMEDIREIEKQTQLALQKRMGAVEGGEESTDDNQDNATSNTTPQDSERQVAATLAATLGSIEKNEDLQSPPSMRKSSDIGMSNTAGSSEGEISPEDSPTEVPELRSAPAEDKADPKKSWKKNKATIHSPSSNKSFDMQIANWRMESIVRESESGSEEEFFDCQEDFGDNSSLAKWSSLDLLAEEEDNTFATSATADKEDDTIFSSSYHQRMASEYSGKRLQISTSTSIDVSCPTTPQHSPTHQPCKTTVLLIVMHAGSVLDANVDLTAKKSDITTFKGAFESVMRQHYPSMVGHVAIRFVSCPSICTEGLSILSSLSPYSFDISPSCVDAPPVTNDTIPIGAIPLLASSTPEYQDAVSRVITGANQVYHEFLRSDEGRGFTGQISFIGDSVGAILTFDALCRSTHSRHNSENNILDSQGDSNDDGRHLAAPSPRRKSSSVNDLQHSKLDFDVGEFFMFGTPLALVLAYRKISASGDKNSNIRRPSVNQLYNLFHPTDPVAARLEPLISARFSLLPPVNVARYQKYPLGNGQPYHLLEAIQSNAQLFTDMNVSHIRRLSDISIHSTMSGMVENIQVVTNLTQKWWGAKRLDYALYCPEGLSNFPTNALPHLFHASYWESYDVIAFILRQLGRFDLPILSNEEKELSSFRPGQPREKWNKKRTSVKLKNVAANHRANDVIVREGAPQVLVARFMYSPIDVIALKGEKVDIHIMKDSPAGEWTYLSTETTDKNGRITYRIPDDKALGYGLHPIKMIVRGDHTSVDFFMAVIPPKTECVVFSIDGSFTASMSVSGKDPKVRAGAVDVVRHWQELGYLIIYITARPDMQQQKVVSWLSQHNFPHGLVSFADGLSTDPLGHKAAYLNRLVQEHGVIIHHAYGSSKDISVYTAINLKPSQIFIIGKVPKKHHLLATILHEGYAAHLTMLQAHGGSRPAQGNARMVIPRGQFGLPGQNASLRRRRLKRSRIARALTWMIDSSFRLAKRAISQPIPSNMTLPLERSTSVGPPISPQTAPAIRSTAPEKL from the exons ATGCTGATAAAGGAGTACCGGATACCGCTGCCTCTCACAGTGGAGGAATACCGAATCGCTCAGCTGTACATGATATCG AAAAAGTCCCGGGAAGAGAGTCAAGGAGCAGGCAGCGGTGTCGAGATCATAGTGAACGAACCGTACAACAACGGTCCAGGAGGGAACGGACAGTACACACACAAGATCTACCACGTGGGCAGTCATCTTCCAGAATGGTTCAAGAGCCTGCTGCCCAGGTCGGCGTTGATCGCCAAAGAGGAAGCATGGAATGCCTACCCGTACACGAAGACCCGTTACACCTGTCCTTTCGTGGAGAAATTCTCCATCGAGATTGAAACGTACTATTTCCCTGATAACGGCTATCAGGAAAATGTGTTCAAGCTCAGTGGCAGTGACCTGAGGAACAGAATCGTTG ATGTAATCGACATCGTCAAGGACCAATACGTTGGTGATTACGTAAAGGAGGAAGATCCAAAACTGTATGTGTCTGAGAAAACCGGAAGGGGACCGCTGACGGAATCATGGTTGGAGGACTATTGGGCAGACGTGAAA GGAAAGCAACAGCCAACGCCGTCCGGGAAGTCTTTAATGTGCGCCTACAAGCTTTGTCGCGTAGAGTTTCGTTATTGGGGCGTGCAGACCAAGTTGGAAAAGTTTATACACGATATAG CTCTGCGGAAGACTATGGTGCGGGCGCACAAGCAAGCATGGGCCTGGCAAGACgagtggaacggtttgacgatggAGGACATCCGGGAGATCGAGAAGCAAACTCAGCTGGCATTGCAGAAGAGAATGGGCGCCGTGGAAGGAGGCGAAGAGTCCACGGACGACAACCAGGACAATGCAACCTCCAACACGACTCCTCAAGATTCAGAGCGGCAAGTTGCGGCTACTTTGGCGGCTACCCTCGGAAGCATCGAGAAGAACGAAGATCTTCAGAGTCCACCGAGCATGAGGAAATCCTCCGACATAGGCATGTCGAACACGGCCGGCAGCTCCGAGGGCGAAATCAGTCCCGAGGACTCCCCAACCGAAGTACCTGAACTTAG GAGCGCTCCAGCTGAGGACAAAGCGGATCCTAAGAAATCATGGAAAAAGAACAAAGCGACGATTCACTCGCCTTCCTCGAACAAAAGTTTTGACATGCAGATCGCGAACTGGCGGATGGAGAGTATCGTCAGGGAATCGGAGTCCGGTAGCGAGGAAGAGTTCTTCGACTGTCAAG AGGACTTTGGCGATAACTCTTCATTAGCTAAATGGAGTTCTTTGGATCTTCTAGCAGAAGAGGAGGACAACACGTTTGCTACGTCCGCTACCGCAGACAAAGAAG ATGACACGATATTCTCGTCTTCTTACCACCAACGAATGGCTTCCGAATATAGCGGCAAAAGGTTGCAGATCTCCACATCAACCAGCATCGACGTCTCGTGTCCAACTACGCCACAACATTCCCCGACCCATCAGCCATGCAAGACCACCGTGCTCCTTATAGTGATGCACGCTGGAAGCGTGTTGG ACGCTAACGTGGACCTAACTGCGAAAAAATCGGACATAACAACGTTCAAAGGGGCCTTCGAGTCGGTCATGAGACAACACTATCCTAGCATGGTCGGTCATGTCGCTATTAGGTTTGTTTCCTGCCCTTCGATCTGCACCGAAGGTCTTAGTATTTTATCGAG TCTAAGTCCATACAGCTTTGATATATCGCCTTCTTGTGTGGATGCACCTCCAGTTACCAACGACACGATTCCGATTGGAGCGATTCCGCTGCTTGCTAGTTCCACGCCTGAATACCAGGACGCTGTTTCGCGAGTCATAACTGGAGCCAATCAAGTGTACCATGAGTTTCTAAGGAGCGATGAAGGTCGCGGCTTTACTGgacaaatttccttcatagGAGACTCAGTAGGAGCGATTTTAACATTCGACGCTTTGTGTAGATCAACACACTCTAGACATAatagtgaaaataatattttggatAGTCAAGGAGATAGTAACGACGATGGGAGACACTTGGCAGCGCCTTCTCCCAGAAGAAAATCTTCTAGTGTAAA TGATCTCCAACATTCTAAACTGGACTTTGACGTAGGCGAATTTTTTATGTTCGGTACTCCACTCGCTTTAGTTCTGGCGTATAGAAAAATTTCTGCGAGCGGCGATAAGAATAGCAACATAAGGAGACCATCGGTGAATCAACTGTACAACTTATTCCATCCTACTGATCCTGTAGCTGCTAGATTAGAGCCGCTGATCTCTGCAAGATTTTCTCTTCTTCCGCCAGTTAACGTGGCTCGGTATCAAAAGTATCCACTTGGGAATGGTCAGCCCTACCATCTCT TGGAGGCGATTCAATCAAATGCACAATTATTCACGGATATGAATGTGTCGCATATAAGAAGGCTATCTGATATATCGATCCACAGTACGATGTCCGGTATGGTAGAAAATATCCAAGTAGTAACCAATT TGACGCAAAAATGGTGGGGTGCAAAAAGACTGGATTACGCGCTTTACTGTCCAGAAGGCTTGTCGAATTTTCCTACGAATGCTTTGCCTCATCTTTTCCACGCCAGCTACTGGGAATCGTACGACGTAATAGCGTTCATTCTACGACAATTGGGCAGATTCGATTTGCCGATACTCTCTAACGAAGAGAAAGAATTATCTTCCTTCCGTCCAGGTCAACCTAGAGAAAAATGGAACAAGAAACGTACCTCCGTTAAACTGAAG AATGTTGCTGCCAATCATAGAGCGAACGATGTAATTGTTAGAGAAGGAGCACCACAAGTGCTGGTTGCTAGATTCATGTACAGTCCCATAGACGTTATCGCATTGAAAG GCGAGAAAGTGGACATCCACATCATGAAGGATTCTCCGGCAGGAGAATGGACGTACTTATCCACAGAGACAACTGACAAAAATGGTAGAATAACTTATAGGATACCGGACGACAAAGCATTGGGCTATGGACTGCATCCTATTAAAATGATTGTCAG AGGTGATCATACATCGGTAGACTTTTTCATGGCTGTGATTCCACCGAAAACGGAGTGCGTGGTGTTTAGCATAGACGGTTCGTTCACTGCGAGTATGTCTGTCAGCGGGAAGGATCCAAAAGTTAGAGCGGGAGCTGTGGATGTTGTCAG GCACTGGCAAGAACTGGGTtacttaattatttatattaccgCGAGGCCGGACATGCAACAACAAAAGGTCGTTTCCTGGCTGTCTCAACATAATTTCCCTCACGGGCTTGTGTCCTTTGCGGATGGCCTTTCGACAGACCCTCTGGGCCACAAGGCTGCGTACTTGAACAGACTGGTCCAG GAACACGGTGTAATAATCCATCACGCATACGGCAGTAGCAAAGACATAAGTGTGTACACGGCGATCAATCTTAAACCGAGTCAAATATTCATCATCGGTAAAGTGCCGAAGAAGCACCACCTTCTGGCGACGATCCTCCATGAAGGTTATGCCGCTCATTTGACCATGCTGCAGGCTCATGGAGGCTCGAGGCCCGCCCAGGGTAACGCTCGTATGGTGATCCCAAGGGGTCAGTTTGGTTTACCTGGGCAGAACGCTTCGCTACGGCGGAGAAG aTTAAAGAGATCGCGGATTGCTCGGGCATTAACCTGGATGATTGACAGCTCTTTCAGACTGGCGAAGCGTGCGATATCCCAGCCGATCCCGAGCAACATGACGTTGCCGTTGGAACGATCGACGAGCGTCGGCCCTCCAATCTCACCTCAAACCGCGCCAGCCATCAGATCCACGGCACCGGAGAAACTCTGA
- the Rdgb gene encoding retinal degeneration B isoform X6: MLIKEYRIPLPLTVEEYRIAQLYMISKKSREESQGAGSGVEIIVNEPYNNGPGGNGQYTHKIYHVGSHLPEWFKSLLPRSALIAKEEAWNAYPYTKTRYTCPFVEKFSIEIETYYFPDNGYQENVFKLSGSDLRNRIVDVIDIVKDQYVGDYVKEEDPKLYVSEKTGRGPLTESWLEDYWADVKGKQQPTPSGKSLMCAYKLCRVEFRYWGVQTKLEKFIHDIALRKTMVRAHKQAWAWQDEWNGLTMEDIREIEKQTQLALQKRMGAVEGGEESTDDNQDNATSNTTPQDSERQVAATLAATLGSIEKNEDLQSPPSMRKSSDIGMSNTAGSSEGEISPEDSPTEVPELRSAPAEDKADPKKSWKKNKATIHSPSSNKSFDMQIANWRMESIVRESESGSEEEFFDCQEEEDNTFATSATADKEDDTIFSSSYHQRMASEYSGKRLQISTSTSIDVSCPTTPQHSPTHQPCKTTVLLIVMHAGSVLDANVDLTAKKSDITTFKGAFESVMRQHYPSMVGHVAIRFVSCPSICTEGLSILSSLSPYSFDISPSCVDAPPVTNDTIPIGAIPLLASSTPEYQDAVSRVITGANQVYHEFLRSDEGRGFTGQISFIGDSVGAILTFDALCRSTHSRHNSENNILDSQGDSNDDGRHLAAPSPRRKSSSVNDLQHSKLDFDVGEFFMFGTPLALVLAYRKISASGDKNSNIRRPSVNQLYNLFHPTDPVAARLEPLISARFSLLPPVNVARYQKYPLGNGQPYHLLEAIQSNAQLFTDMNVSHIRRLSDISIHSTMSGMVENIQVVTNLTQKWWGAKRLDYALYCPEGLSNFPTNALPHLFHASYWESYDVIAFILRQLGRFDLPILSNEEKELSSFRPGQPREKWNKKRTSVKLKNVAANHRANDVIVREGAPQVLVARFMYSPIDVIALKGEKVDIHIMKDSPAGEWTYLSTETTDKNGRITYRIPDDKALGYGLHPIKMIVRGDHTSVDFFMAVIPPKTECVVFSIDGSFTASMSVSGKDPKVRAGAVDVVRHWQELGYLIIYITARPDMQQQKVVSWLSQHNFPHGLVSFADGLSTDPLGHKAAYLNRLVQEHGVIIHHAYGSSKDISVYTAINLKPSQIFIIGKVPKKHHLLATILHEGYAAHLTMLQAHGGSRPAQGNARMVIPRGQFGLPGQNASLRRRRLKRSRIARALTWMIDSSFRLAKRAISQPIPSNMTLPLERSTSVGPPISPQTAPAIRSTAPEKL, from the exons ATGCTGATAAAGGAGTACCGGATACCGCTGCCTCTCACAGTGGAGGAATACCGAATCGCTCAGCTGTACATGATATCG AAAAAGTCCCGGGAAGAGAGTCAAGGAGCAGGCAGCGGTGTCGAGATCATAGTGAACGAACCGTACAACAACGGTCCAGGAGGGAACGGACAGTACACACACAAGATCTACCACGTGGGCAGTCATCTTCCAGAATGGTTCAAGAGCCTGCTGCCCAGGTCGGCGTTGATCGCCAAAGAGGAAGCATGGAATGCCTACCCGTACACGAAGACCCGTTACACCTGTCCTTTCGTGGAGAAATTCTCCATCGAGATTGAAACGTACTATTTCCCTGATAACGGCTATCAGGAAAATGTGTTCAAGCTCAGTGGCAGTGACCTGAGGAACAGAATCGTTG ATGTAATCGACATCGTCAAGGACCAATACGTTGGTGATTACGTAAAGGAGGAAGATCCAAAACTGTATGTGTCTGAGAAAACCGGAAGGGGACCGCTGACGGAATCATGGTTGGAGGACTATTGGGCAGACGTGAAA GGAAAGCAACAGCCAACGCCGTCCGGGAAGTCTTTAATGTGCGCCTACAAGCTTTGTCGCGTAGAGTTTCGTTATTGGGGCGTGCAGACCAAGTTGGAAAAGTTTATACACGATATAG CTCTGCGGAAGACTATGGTGCGGGCGCACAAGCAAGCATGGGCCTGGCAAGACgagtggaacggtttgacgatggAGGACATCCGGGAGATCGAGAAGCAAACTCAGCTGGCATTGCAGAAGAGAATGGGCGCCGTGGAAGGAGGCGAAGAGTCCACGGACGACAACCAGGACAATGCAACCTCCAACACGACTCCTCAAGATTCAGAGCGGCAAGTTGCGGCTACTTTGGCGGCTACCCTCGGAAGCATCGAGAAGAACGAAGATCTTCAGAGTCCACCGAGCATGAGGAAATCCTCCGACATAGGCATGTCGAACACGGCCGGCAGCTCCGAGGGCGAAATCAGTCCCGAGGACTCCCCAACCGAAGTACCTGAACTTAG GAGCGCTCCAGCTGAGGACAAAGCGGATCCTAAGAAATCATGGAAAAAGAACAAAGCGACGATTCACTCGCCTTCCTCGAACAAAAGTTTTGACATGCAGATCGCGAACTGGCGGATGGAGAGTATCGTCAGGGAATCGGAGTCCGGTAGCGAGGAAGAGTTCTTCGACTGTCAAG AAGAGGAGGACAACACGTTTGCTACGTCCGCTACCGCAGACAAAGAAG ATGACACGATATTCTCGTCTTCTTACCACCAACGAATGGCTTCCGAATATAGCGGCAAAAGGTTGCAGATCTCCACATCAACCAGCATCGACGTCTCGTGTCCAACTACGCCACAACATTCCCCGACCCATCAGCCATGCAAGACCACCGTGCTCCTTATAGTGATGCACGCTGGAAGCGTGTTGG ACGCTAACGTGGACCTAACTGCGAAAAAATCGGACATAACAACGTTCAAAGGGGCCTTCGAGTCGGTCATGAGACAACACTATCCTAGCATGGTCGGTCATGTCGCTATTAGGTTTGTTTCCTGCCCTTCGATCTGCACCGAAGGTCTTAGTATTTTATCGAG TCTAAGTCCATACAGCTTTGATATATCGCCTTCTTGTGTGGATGCACCTCCAGTTACCAACGACACGATTCCGATTGGAGCGATTCCGCTGCTTGCTAGTTCCACGCCTGAATACCAGGACGCTGTTTCGCGAGTCATAACTGGAGCCAATCAAGTGTACCATGAGTTTCTAAGGAGCGATGAAGGTCGCGGCTTTACTGgacaaatttccttcatagGAGACTCAGTAGGAGCGATTTTAACATTCGACGCTTTGTGTAGATCAACACACTCTAGACATAatagtgaaaataatattttggatAGTCAAGGAGATAGTAACGACGATGGGAGACACTTGGCAGCGCCTTCTCCCAGAAGAAAATCTTCTAGTGTAAA TGATCTCCAACATTCTAAACTGGACTTTGACGTAGGCGAATTTTTTATGTTCGGTACTCCACTCGCTTTAGTTCTGGCGTATAGAAAAATTTCTGCGAGCGGCGATAAGAATAGCAACATAAGGAGACCATCGGTGAATCAACTGTACAACTTATTCCATCCTACTGATCCTGTAGCTGCTAGATTAGAGCCGCTGATCTCTGCAAGATTTTCTCTTCTTCCGCCAGTTAACGTGGCTCGGTATCAAAAGTATCCACTTGGGAATGGTCAGCCCTACCATCTCT TGGAGGCGATTCAATCAAATGCACAATTATTCACGGATATGAATGTGTCGCATATAAGAAGGCTATCTGATATATCGATCCACAGTACGATGTCCGGTATGGTAGAAAATATCCAAGTAGTAACCAATT TGACGCAAAAATGGTGGGGTGCAAAAAGACTGGATTACGCGCTTTACTGTCCAGAAGGCTTGTCGAATTTTCCTACGAATGCTTTGCCTCATCTTTTCCACGCCAGCTACTGGGAATCGTACGACGTAATAGCGTTCATTCTACGACAATTGGGCAGATTCGATTTGCCGATACTCTCTAACGAAGAGAAAGAATTATCTTCCTTCCGTCCAGGTCAACCTAGAGAAAAATGGAACAAGAAACGTACCTCCGTTAAACTGAAG AATGTTGCTGCCAATCATAGAGCGAACGATGTAATTGTTAGAGAAGGAGCACCACAAGTGCTGGTTGCTAGATTCATGTACAGTCCCATAGACGTTATCGCATTGAAAG GCGAGAAAGTGGACATCCACATCATGAAGGATTCTCCGGCAGGAGAATGGACGTACTTATCCACAGAGACAACTGACAAAAATGGTAGAATAACTTATAGGATACCGGACGACAAAGCATTGGGCTATGGACTGCATCCTATTAAAATGATTGTCAG AGGTGATCATACATCGGTAGACTTTTTCATGGCTGTGATTCCACCGAAAACGGAGTGCGTGGTGTTTAGCATAGACGGTTCGTTCACTGCGAGTATGTCTGTCAGCGGGAAGGATCCAAAAGTTAGAGCGGGAGCTGTGGATGTTGTCAG GCACTGGCAAGAACTGGGTtacttaattatttatattaccgCGAGGCCGGACATGCAACAACAAAAGGTCGTTTCCTGGCTGTCTCAACATAATTTCCCTCACGGGCTTGTGTCCTTTGCGGATGGCCTTTCGACAGACCCTCTGGGCCACAAGGCTGCGTACTTGAACAGACTGGTCCAG GAACACGGTGTAATAATCCATCACGCATACGGCAGTAGCAAAGACATAAGTGTGTACACGGCGATCAATCTTAAACCGAGTCAAATATTCATCATCGGTAAAGTGCCGAAGAAGCACCACCTTCTGGCGACGATCCTCCATGAAGGTTATGCCGCTCATTTGACCATGCTGCAGGCTCATGGAGGCTCGAGGCCCGCCCAGGGTAACGCTCGTATGGTGATCCCAAGGGGTCAGTTTGGTTTACCTGGGCAGAACGCTTCGCTACGGCGGAGAAG aTTAAAGAGATCGCGGATTGCTCGGGCATTAACCTGGATGATTGACAGCTCTTTCAGACTGGCGAAGCGTGCGATATCCCAGCCGATCCCGAGCAACATGACGTTGCCGTTGGAACGATCGACGAGCGTCGGCCCTCCAATCTCACCTCAAACCGCGCCAGCCATCAGATCCACGGCACCGGAGAAACTCTGA